The following proteins are co-located in the Bradyrhizobium sp. AZCC 2176 genome:
- a CDS encoding enolase C-terminal domain-like protein: MRAFRDFLAAGTFDILQPDLSICGGYSGFRQIWALAQAYDLPIMPHVFGTTVNFHASLQMSAVLEPRRGGACAAYPFVECDMMDNPLLRLAGTPSVSRHGMLAIPEASGTGLDLQPERLEPWITDSWSEHL, translated from the coding sequence GTGCGTGCCTTTCGCGATTTTCTCGCCGCAGGCACCTTCGATATTCTTCAACCCGACCTTTCGATATGCGGAGGCTACAGCGGCTTTCGCCAAATTTGGGCGCTCGCGCAAGCCTACGACCTGCCCATCATGCCCCATGTGTTTGGCACGACTGTGAACTTCCACGCCTCGCTTCAAATGTCGGCGGTGCTTGAACCGCGCCGCGGCGGAGCTTGCGCCGCGTATCCATTTGTAGAGTGCGACATGATGGACAACCCGCTCCTGCGCCTTGCCGGCACACCGTCCGTCAGCCGGCATGGCATGCTCGCGATACCGGAAGCCTCTGGGACGGGACTGGACTTGCAGCCCGAACGGCTCGAGCCATGGATCACTGACTCCTGGTCGGAGCATCTTTAG
- the grxD gene encoding Grx4 family monothiol glutaredoxin — MSVADFIRSEVNANEILLFMKGTPTAPACGFSAQVVRILDHLGVPFRSHDIYQSEELRQGIKDYSDWPTIPQLYVRGEFVGGCDIVTEMFRSGELQALLLKQPQAEQS, encoded by the coding sequence ATGAGCGTTGCAGACTTCATTCGCAGCGAAGTGAACGCAAACGAGATTCTTCTGTTCATGAAGGGCACGCCGACGGCGCCGGCTTGTGGATTCTCTGCGCAAGTCGTCCGGATACTCGACCATCTCGGCGTTCCATTCAGATCGCACGATATCTACCAGTCCGAAGAGCTGCGCCAAGGTATCAAGGATTACTCGGATTGGCCGACGATTCCACAACTGTACGTCCGCGGCGAATTCGTAGGCGGCTGTGACATCGTGACGGAGATGTTCCGATCTGGGGAATTGCAGGCCCTTCTCCTGAAGCAGCCGCAAGCAGAGCAGTCCTGA
- a CDS encoding (2Fe-2S)-binding protein: protein MPEPDDRHVVTLEINGTRKTVAVEARKLLVHLIREDLGLTGTHVGCDTSQCGACTVEIDGLAIKSCTVLAVMADGASITTIEGLTDTGAELSPVQAAFHEHHALQCGFCTPGMVMSVRQLLKDQPNPSEHDIRHGLAGNICRCTGYHNIVRAIESLASKGDQP, encoded by the coding sequence ATGCCCGAACCCGACGATCGTCATGTGGTAACCTTGGAGATCAACGGCACGCGCAAGACCGTCGCAGTGGAAGCGCGAAAATTGCTGGTCCACCTGATCAGGGAGGACCTTGGCCTCACTGGAACGCATGTCGGCTGCGATACTTCGCAGTGCGGCGCCTGCACCGTGGAGATCGACGGACTGGCGATCAAGTCCTGCACTGTGCTGGCCGTGATGGCTGACGGTGCGTCGATCACGACGATCGAGGGCCTGACCGACACAGGGGCCGAACTCAGCCCGGTTCAGGCTGCGTTCCATGAACATCACGCGCTGCAATGCGGCTTCTGCACGCCGGGCATGGTGATGAGCGTGCGTCAGCTGTTGAAGGATCAGCCCAATCCGAGCGAGCACGACATCCGCCACGGCCTTGCCGGCAACATCTGCCGCTGCACCGGCTATCACAACATCGTCCGCGCCATCGAAAGCCTGGCATCGAAAGGCGACCAGCCATGA
- a CDS encoding LysR substrate-binding domain-containing protein — translation MRHWFARAAMEADNGTASPEIHVSSGLHFGKAAVRLGVAQPALTQQIQALERELGVELFYRTKRSVKLTVAGRVTLNEAIRTLQQAEKTVLVARQAGRGELGHIEIGYVGSAIFTGVLSKAISRFREANPLVEFRLNEIGIVQQLDDVSSSRLDLGILRLPVKSLPPGLAIVSLHREPIILAIPRGHRLARQKSVTLEALRSEPFVAVQIQEGSGFNAQVAQICAKGGLSPQITQRAGQFTALAGLVAGGLGVAFVPDSLRHLQIADVVYRPLAKINQHSDLAMVYRKLERAPAVIAIVDQLRRSARPATVNRP, via the coding sequence ATGCGGCATTGGTTCGCCAGGGCTGCCATGGAGGCCGATAATGGAACTGCGTCGCCTGAAATACATGTCAGTTCTGGCTTGCATTTTGGAAAGGCCGCCGTGCGTCTCGGCGTCGCGCAGCCGGCGCTCACGCAGCAGATTCAGGCACTCGAGCGCGAACTCGGCGTCGAACTCTTCTATCGGACGAAAAGGTCGGTCAAGCTCACCGTCGCCGGCCGAGTCACGTTGAACGAGGCGATCAGGACCCTCCAGCAAGCCGAGAAGACTGTGCTGGTGGCGCGTCAGGCGGGCCGGGGCGAACTGGGACATATCGAAATTGGATATGTGGGTTCAGCCATCTTCACCGGCGTTCTGTCGAAAGCAATTTCCCGCTTTCGCGAAGCCAATCCTCTCGTGGAGTTTCGCCTAAACGAGATCGGGATTGTTCAGCAATTGGACGACGTCAGCAGTAGTCGGCTTGATCTTGGTATCCTGCGTCTTCCGGTGAAATCACTGCCGCCCGGCCTAGCGATCGTATCGCTGCACCGCGAGCCAATCATATTGGCGATACCGCGCGGGCACCGGCTCGCGCGGCAAAAGAGCGTGACGCTAGAAGCGTTGAGGTCCGAGCCGTTCGTTGCCGTCCAGATCCAGGAGGGAAGTGGTTTCAACGCGCAAGTTGCCCAGATATGCGCCAAGGGCGGATTGTCGCCGCAAATAACTCAACGCGCGGGACAATTCACGGCTCTGGCAGGTCTGGTTGCTGGCGGTCTCGGCGTGGCGTTCGTGCCGGACTCGCTTCGTCATCTGCAAATTGCCGATGTGGTGTATAGGCCGTTGGCAAAGATCAATCAGCACTCCGATCTGGCGATGGTCTATCGCAAGTTGGAGCGGGCGCCAGCGGTCATCGCTATTGTTGATCAGTTGAGGAGATCGGCGCGTCCAGCGACCGTGAACCGCCCCTGA
- a CDS encoding aromatic-ring-hydroxylating dioxygenase subunit beta, which produces MRRRLPSAVSGRATAASWDSEEQAMPSVIEKPVAQVSGDQYREAADLIASYGHAMDDGEIDLWPQFFVPNGIYLITTKENHEAGLPIGIMRCVGRGMMIDRVRAFHTANIFEPHTYNHIIGYPTMSYDKATGCVISRSNFQVIRIMETGRMDLYATGKYLDVIQEEGGSLKFKERVVVLDSRNVDILLVVPL; this is translated from the coding sequence GTGCGACGGAGACTGCCGTCCGCGGTTTCTGGCAGGGCTACCGCGGCATCATGGGATTCTGAGGAGCAAGCCATGCCCAGCGTAATCGAAAAGCCGGTCGCGCAAGTCAGCGGTGACCAATACCGCGAAGCTGCGGACCTGATTGCCTCATACGGTCATGCGATGGACGATGGGGAGATCGATCTTTGGCCGCAGTTCTTCGTGCCGAACGGCATCTATCTCATCACGACCAAGGAAAATCACGAGGCTGGCCTGCCTATCGGAATCATGCGGTGTGTCGGTCGCGGAATGATGATTGATCGGGTCAGGGCTTTCCATACCGCCAATATCTTCGAACCGCATACCTACAACCATATCATCGGCTATCCCACCATGTCGTATGACAAGGCGACCGGTTGCGTGATTTCGCGTTCCAACTTTCAGGTCATTCGCATCATGGAGACCGGCCGGATGGATCTGTATGCCACCGGAAAGTATCTCGATGTGATTCAAGAGGAGGGCGGTTCCCTCAAGTTCAAGGAGCGTGTCGTCGTCCTGGATTCGCGAAATGTCGATATCCTGCTCGTTGTCCCGCTCTAA
- a CDS encoding Rieske 2Fe-2S domain-containing protein, with amino-acid sequence MLTTPLPSSASAGALDFKWPAEGVARAPYRLFTDPEIYKLEQERIFRGRCWNYLCLDVEIPKAGDYRTTVIGETPIIVTRDHEGEVHAMVNRCAHKGALVCLKKQDNVASLTCVYHAWNYGLDGQLKGVAFRNGIRGQGGMPSDFDVAKHRLQPIRIEKFCGIIFGTFSNEVEDVETYLGPDMAQFIKRNLDRPLRVLGTHSQTIHNNWKLYAENLRDSYHATLLHTFYTTFKVNRLDMDGGIILSDEKWHHLSFARRAKLQEAAEYSEAKVHSANYESALEGPGLLEAWEEFDDGITHSIQTVFPNMCIQFTLNSLAIRFFAPKGVDKTELFWVYLGYDRDTEEQSQMRIMQSNLTGAAGLVSLEDGCINEFVQRGARNDPECSSFMEMGGRVAESEKNSRATETAVRGFWQGYRGIMGF; translated from the coding sequence ATGCTTACGACACCGCTTCCGAGTTCTGCCTCTGCCGGGGCACTGGATTTCAAATGGCCCGCCGAAGGCGTCGCGCGTGCGCCCTATCGTCTCTTTACCGATCCGGAAATCTACAAGCTGGAGCAGGAGCGGATTTTCAGGGGGCGTTGCTGGAATTATCTTTGTCTGGACGTCGAAATCCCGAAGGCGGGCGACTATCGCACAACGGTGATCGGCGAAACGCCAATCATCGTGACCAGGGACCATGAGGGCGAGGTCCATGCGATGGTCAACCGCTGCGCTCACAAGGGCGCGCTGGTGTGCCTCAAGAAGCAGGACAATGTCGCGAGCCTTACCTGCGTCTATCATGCCTGGAATTACGGCCTCGACGGACAATTAAAGGGCGTCGCGTTTCGTAACGGGATACGCGGACAGGGTGGGATGCCAAGCGATTTCGACGTCGCCAAGCATCGCCTTCAACCGATCCGCATCGAAAAGTTCTGCGGAATTATCTTCGGAACATTTTCCAACGAGGTCGAGGACGTCGAAACCTATCTGGGTCCCGACATGGCGCAGTTCATCAAGAGAAATCTTGATCGCCCGCTTCGTGTCCTCGGCACGCACAGCCAGACTATTCACAATAACTGGAAGCTATATGCCGAAAATCTGCGCGACTCATATCACGCAACCCTGCTCCACACCTTCTATACGACCTTCAAGGTAAATCGCCTGGATATGGACGGCGGGATCATCCTGTCCGATGAGAAGTGGCACCATTTGAGCTTCGCGCGCCGCGCCAAGCTGCAAGAAGCCGCCGAGTATTCCGAGGCCAAGGTCCATTCGGCCAACTATGAATCCGCTCTCGAGGGGCCGGGGTTACTGGAGGCCTGGGAGGAATTCGACGACGGCATCACCCACAGCATCCAGACCGTTTTTCCCAACATGTGCATTCAGTTCACACTGAATTCGCTCGCCATCCGCTTCTTTGCGCCGAAGGGAGTCGACAAGACCGAGCTGTTCTGGGTTTACCTCGGCTATGATCGCGACACCGAGGAACAATCGCAAATGCGCATCATGCAGAGCAATCTGACGGGTGCGGCAGGTCTGGTCTCGCTGGAGGATGGTTGTATCAACGAATTCGTCCAGCGCGGCGCCCGCAACGATCCGGAATGCTCATCTTTCATGGAAATGGGGGGGCGGGTCGCCGAATCCGAGAAGAACTCTCGTGCGACGGAGACTGCCGTCCGCGGTTTCTGGCAGGGCTACCGCGGCATCATGGGATTCTGA
- a CDS encoding Bug family tripartite tricarboxylate transporter substrate binding protein, giving the protein MKENFGKLVYGKSPVDSTRTVDRPATGGVAVRRLVLYLLAASFILQVSAARAEIFPTRTVRLIVPNPAGGSNDAAARMLAQALSEIWQQPVVIENKPGGGGNIGTQVAADAPADGYTYLVSSPGPITINPSLYRKLPFDPARDFVPVALLATVPIVLIVNPKLPASTLRELLDLAKHGTEELNYASSGIGSTHHLSAELFKKMSGAKLRHVPYRGAAPAMNDVIAGHVPILFDNLPTVIPQVQAGTVRALAVASPKRLSSLPDVPTFDEAGLVGFEASSWFGVLAPAKTPTDILSKVTADIERALSSPSVRKSFEVTGAEVGTVFGPDFGLFIKHENEKWGDVIKSSGAAIIE; this is encoded by the coding sequence ATGAAGGAAAATTTCGGCAAGCTCGTCTACGGAAAAAGCCCGGTGGATTCAACTCGCACAGTAGATCGACCAGCCACGGGAGGAGTAGCCGTGAGACGACTAGTTCTGTATTTGCTTGCCGCTTCCTTCATACTTCAGGTAAGCGCCGCCCGAGCCGAGATATTTCCGACGCGGACTGTCCGACTCATTGTTCCGAATCCTGCGGGCGGGTCAAACGACGCGGCGGCGCGTATGCTGGCGCAGGCGCTTAGTGAGATATGGCAACAACCGGTCGTCATCGAGAACAAACCTGGCGGGGGCGGAAATATCGGTACCCAGGTGGCAGCTGACGCGCCGGCAGATGGGTACACCTATCTCGTCAGTTCACCCGGTCCAATTACCATAAATCCATCGCTCTACAGGAAATTGCCGTTTGATCCGGCGAGGGACTTCGTGCCTGTTGCCCTGTTGGCAACCGTTCCAATCGTCTTGATAGTCAACCCGAAATTGCCTGCCTCAACGCTCAGGGAGCTTTTGGATCTGGCGAAACACGGAACCGAAGAGCTCAATTACGCTTCGTCTGGAATTGGATCGACGCACCATCTGTCGGCCGAATTATTCAAGAAGATGTCGGGCGCCAAACTAAGGCATGTGCCGTATCGGGGTGCTGCGCCGGCGATGAATGATGTTATCGCAGGCCACGTCCCCATTCTTTTCGACAACTTGCCAACCGTCATCCCACAGGTTCAGGCCGGCACCGTGCGCGCCTTGGCCGTTGCAAGCCCCAAGCGATTGAGCTCACTTCCCGATGTGCCGACATTTGATGAGGCGGGATTGGTTGGTTTTGAGGCGTCTTCTTGGTTCGGGGTGTTAGCTCCGGCGAAAACGCCAACCGATATCTTATCCAAAGTGACTGCTGACATTGAGCGGGCTCTGTCGAGCCCGAGCGTACGAAAGAGCTTCGAAGTGACAGGCGCGGAAGTAGGTACAGTGTTCGGTCCGGATTTCGGACTATTCATTAAGCATGAAAATGAAAAGTGGGGAGACGTTATCAAGAGCTCTGGCGCGGCAATCATAGAGTAG
- a CDS encoding calcium-binding protein yields the protein MGDDRLVGDSGNDTYVFARGDGNDVIDDQSSSGSNTLVLQGIAPNELTIIRNGNDAIVLIGSNGADGRITIRGQFNGSGPMSSIRFDDSTVWTAQMVLALAVANDGSVLTHAGTSGADTIIGTSDIDVIDGGAANDTLRGEAGSDFYRWGAGSGNDTILENGGGSDTDTVRLMGINPAEVSLGRLGNDLYITLTATGEVLKVQGHFNATTAGIEQIKFADNTVWDRAQIATAAWFVGTSAGETIDGSSSGDTIDGRGGNDTLIGHGGNDTYLFGVGSGNDTVVEGVAASDGNGDVVKLVGLNQADIQIGRSGNDLVLKILSSNESLRVQNQFSGDNGVETFIFADGSSLTRAQIQAMAAIFGTSANESISGTSGADTIDGGGGNDYITGGGGGDTYLYGVGSGSDTIAESSSDTGMDVVRLLALNPSDVTFIHANNSNHLQIQINSTGEILTVQDQFNGANGIEQVLFADGSSWDRSQIQTAAWYRGTAAGENIYGSTSADTIDGKGGNDYLEGRGGGDTYIYLPDPATTASERGQPTEVPMSSSWSVSIHRTLPSSMSTTAIT from the coding sequence ATGGGCGACGATCGGCTGGTCGGCGACTCGGGCAACGACACATATGTTTTTGCGCGCGGCGACGGCAACGACGTTATCGATGACCAAAGCTCTTCGGGATCGAACACGCTGGTCCTACAGGGAATCGCGCCAAATGAGCTGACAATCATCCGCAATGGCAACGATGCCATCGTTCTGATTGGCAGCAACGGCGCCGATGGCCGCATCACCATCCGCGGGCAGTTCAACGGGTCGGGTCCGATGTCGAGCATCCGGTTCGACGACAGCACGGTCTGGACCGCTCAGATGGTCCTGGCGCTCGCGGTCGCCAACGACGGCTCGGTCCTGACTCACGCCGGAACCAGCGGCGCGGATACCATTATCGGCACCAGCGACATCGACGTGATCGACGGCGGGGCGGCCAACGATACCCTGCGCGGCGAGGCCGGCTCCGATTTCTATCGCTGGGGCGCCGGCTCCGGCAACGATACCATCCTCGAGAACGGCGGCGGATCAGATACCGATACCGTTCGTCTCATGGGCATCAATCCGGCCGAGGTGTCGCTTGGCCGTCTCGGTAACGATCTTTACATCACGCTCACCGCAACCGGCGAGGTCCTGAAGGTGCAGGGCCATTTCAATGCTACCACTGCCGGCATCGAGCAGATCAAGTTCGCGGACAACACCGTTTGGGACCGCGCGCAGATCGCGACGGCCGCATGGTTCGTCGGTACCAGCGCAGGCGAAACCATCGACGGTAGTTCCTCCGGCGATACCATCGATGGCCGGGGCGGCAACGATACCCTCATCGGTCACGGCGGCAACGACACTTATCTGTTCGGCGTCGGGTCGGGTAACGACACAGTCGTTGAGGGTGTCGCCGCGAGCGATGGCAATGGCGATGTCGTGAAGCTCGTCGGCCTCAATCAGGCCGACATCCAGATCGGCCGTTCCGGAAACGATCTCGTTCTCAAGATATTGTCCAGCAATGAGTCGTTGCGGGTTCAGAACCAGTTCAGCGGTGACAATGGCGTTGAAACCTTCATTTTCGCCGATGGATCGAGTCTTACTCGCGCTCAGATTCAGGCAATGGCTGCAATCTTCGGTACGTCCGCTAACGAAAGCATTTCCGGAACGTCTGGTGCAGACACGATCGATGGTGGGGGCGGCAACGATTACATCACCGGCGGAGGTGGCGGCGATACGTATCTATACGGAGTAGGTTCGGGGAGCGATACGATTGCCGAGAGCAGCAGCGATACCGGCATGGACGTTGTCAGATTGCTGGCTCTCAATCCGTCGGACGTTACCTTCATCCACGCCAACAACAGCAATCATCTCCAGATTCAGATCAATTCGACAGGGGAGATCCTCACTGTTCAGGACCAGTTCAACGGCGCCAACGGCATCGAACAGGTCTTGTTCGCCGACGGCTCGAGCTGGGATCGAAGCCAGATTCAAACCGCGGCGTGGTATCGCGGCACGGCCGCCGGCGAGAACATCTATGGCAGCACGAGTGCCGACACGATCGACGGCAAGGGCGGCAACGACTATCTGGAAGGTCGCGGCGGAGGCGACACCTATATCTACCTGCCGGATCCGGCAACGACAGCATCGGAGAGGGGGCAACCGACGGAAGTACCGATGTCGTCAAGCTGGTCGGTCTCAATCCATCGGACGTTACCTTCATCCATGTCAACAACAGCAATCACCTAG
- a CDS encoding winged helix-turn-helix transcriptional regulator — MRSKSFEGMACSIAGVLDAVGDRWAVLILRDLSLGLSKYEDLRKSTDVTHATLSDRLKHLEENELIERRQYQSGPDRYEYLLTRKGRDVILVVQALAQVGDKWGITGDAGPPLKFINRNSGRQVKLALVDEKSGEVVRMRDVRPQAGPGADDLVRWRLTKFDQR, encoded by the coding sequence ATGCGCTCGAAGAGTTTTGAGGGAATGGCTTGTTCGATCGCCGGGGTGCTGGATGCCGTCGGCGATCGCTGGGCAGTCCTGATCTTGCGCGACCTGTCGCTGGGTTTGAGCAAATACGAGGATTTGAGGAAGTCGACTGATGTTACCCATGCCACCTTGTCCGACCGCCTCAAGCATCTTGAAGAAAATGAACTGATCGAGCGGCGGCAGTATCAGTCGGGTCCCGATCGTTACGAGTACCTCCTGACCCGAAAGGGCAGGGACGTCATCCTCGTCGTTCAGGCGCTTGCCCAGGTCGGGGACAAATGGGGAATTACCGGGGACGCCGGCCCCCCTCTCAAATTCATCAACAGGAACAGCGGACGCCAGGTGAAGCTGGCGCTCGTGGATGAGAAGTCAGGCGAGGTGGTCCGCATGAGGGATGTTCGGCCTCAGGCCGGTCCAGGCGCCGACGACCTGGTGAGGTGGCGGCTGACCAAGTTCGATCAACGATGA
- a CDS encoding zinc-dependent alcohol dehydrogenase family protein has translation MKFLQMSKFGNPTEVVEVVESDPPPPPAANEATVAVEYSAIGPAELLMIRGRYGIRPQPPAPLGNEAIGRVIAVGALVKNVKTGDRVAIPTGLPVWRQAITVAAADLIVLSEQADPQQLSMLRINPLTAALLLTEYVELGKDDWVIQNAGNSGVGRSVIAFAQEFGLRSVSLVRRPELVDELKSAGADVVLVDGPDVVKQVAAATGNAKIKLGIDGVGGDSSHSVASCLTSNAKMVAYGGVSGKPAAMSPLNIIFKQVTLEGFWLGYPRFRDAHEKLAAHTRTAERLIAEGKLYVPVAGVYSLEQATQAIAHAQKGGKVLLKPN, from the coding sequence ATGAAGTTTTTGCAAATGTCTAAGTTTGGCAATCCCACAGAGGTGGTTGAAGTTGTCGAAAGCGATCCACCCCCACCGCCGGCAGCAAATGAAGCCACGGTCGCAGTCGAATACTCAGCGATCGGTCCCGCTGAACTTCTGATGATCCGTGGCAGGTATGGGATCAGGCCACAGCCGCCGGCGCCGCTCGGGAACGAAGCTATTGGACGCGTTATCGCCGTTGGAGCCTTGGTTAAAAATGTAAAGACTGGCGATCGTGTCGCCATTCCGACCGGACTTCCAGTGTGGAGGCAGGCCATAACGGTCGCGGCCGCCGATCTCATCGTCTTGTCTGAGCAAGCCGATCCGCAACAGCTGTCAATGCTTCGGATCAATCCGCTGACAGCGGCATTGCTCTTGACCGAGTATGTCGAACTCGGCAAGGACGACTGGGTCATCCAGAACGCCGGCAATTCCGGTGTGGGACGCAGCGTCATTGCGTTTGCACAGGAGTTCGGACTTCGCTCGGTAAGCCTCGTGCGCAGACCCGAACTCGTGGATGAGCTGAAGTCAGCCGGAGCTGACGTCGTCCTTGTCGATGGACCCGACGTTGTGAAGCAGGTCGCAGCGGCGACCGGCAATGCTAAAATCAAGCTGGGCATCGACGGCGTGGGTGGCGACTCCTCGCACTCGGTTGCGTCTTGCCTAACGTCGAACGCCAAGATGGTCGCCTATGGCGGCGTCAGCGGAAAGCCCGCGGCCATGAGTCCCCTGAACATTATTTTCAAGCAGGTGACCCTGGAAGGGTTTTGGCTGGGATATCCGCGCTTTCGAGATGCACACGAAAAGCTTGCGGCTCACACGCGGACAGCCGAGCGACTGATCGCCGAAGGCAAACTGTACGTTCCGGTCGCCGGCGTTTATTCGCTCGAGCAGGCAACTCAGGCCATTGCGCATGCGCAAAAAGGCGGGAAAGTCCTTTTGAAACCCAACTAA